A DNA window from Actinomadura luzonensis contains the following coding sequences:
- a CDS encoding alpha/beta hydrolase, which yields MSFHFEDVNGLRVARAGTGPRLIIAVHGITASLMAWGAVARRLPAGWTLVAMDLRGRGHSAGLPGPYGLPRHAEDVLRVAEHVGATGDTVLTGHSMGAYVAALAAARRDFARVVLVDGGIPFPPLPEGVDPDEALAAALGPALDRLRRTYPSAEAYVDFFRAHPAFRGRWSDDVERYVRYDLTGPDGALRSRAVAAAVLEDGRWLHTAQAEAAAALEAVKSPLRLLRAPRGLLDQDTGMLPDDLVAPWTARLPGLRDEVVPDCNHYTILFGERPVATVVDRLTS from the coding sequence ATGAGCTTCCACTTCGAGGACGTGAACGGGCTGCGCGTCGCCCGCGCCGGGACCGGCCCCCGTCTGATCATCGCCGTCCACGGCATCACCGCCTCCCTCATGGCCTGGGGCGCGGTGGCCCGCCGGCTGCCCGCCGGCTGGACGCTGGTCGCCATGGACCTGCGCGGCCGGGGCCACAGCGCCGGGCTGCCCGGCCCGTACGGTCTGCCCCGCCACGCCGAGGACGTCCTCCGCGTGGCCGAGCACGTCGGCGCGACCGGCGACACCGTGCTGACCGGCCACTCCATGGGCGCGTACGTGGCCGCCCTGGCCGCCGCCCGGCGCGACTTCGCCCGCGTGGTGCTGGTGGACGGCGGCATCCCGTTCCCGCCGCTGCCCGAGGGCGTGGACCCGGACGAGGCGCTGGCCGCGGCCCTCGGCCCGGCGCTGGACCGGCTGCGGCGGACGTACCCGTCGGCGGAGGCGTACGTGGACTTCTTCCGCGCCCACCCGGCCTTCAGGGGCCGCTGGAGCGACGACGTCGAGCGGTACGTGCGCTACGACCTGACCGGCCCGGACGGCGCGCTGCGCTCGCGGGCGGTGGCCGCGGCCGTGCTGGAGGACGGCCGCTGGCTGCACACCGCGCAGGCCGAGGCCGCGGCGGCGCTGGAGGCCGTCAAGTCGCCGCTGCGGCTGCTGCGGGCGCCGCGCGGGCTGCTGGACCAGGACACCGGCATGCTCCCCGACGACCTGGTGGCGCCGTGGACCGCCCGGCTGCCCGGCCTGCGCGACGAGGTCGTGCCGGACTGCAACCACTACACGATCCTGTTCGGCGAGCGGCCGGTGGCCACCGTGGTGGACCGGCTCACCTCCTGA
- a CDS encoding type 1 glutamine amidotransferase, which translates to MRITVIEHEAEAGLGYLAGWLGLACDVVRPYLGEEVPARAADALIVLGGAAAAWEDERSPWQPATRDLLRRAVDEATPTLGICLGAQLLTLACGGVVERGANGLEIGARAVTALPAAREDRLLAGVETAVAVQYHQDAITVLPDGAVPLMTGGQYPNQAYRLGEAAWAVQFHPEATPEIFASWTHGSDLDAAEDLNREVKAAEPALVATWRPVARAFADVIRTAARG; encoded by the coding sequence ATGCGGATCACTGTCATCGAGCACGAGGCCGAGGCCGGCCTCGGCTACCTCGCCGGCTGGCTCGGCCTCGCCTGCGACGTCGTGCGGCCGTACCTGGGGGAGGAGGTCCCGGCGCGGGCCGCGGACGCGCTCATCGTGCTCGGCGGCGCGGCGGCGGCCTGGGAGGACGAGCGCAGCCCGTGGCAGCCCGCCACCCGCGACCTGCTGCGGCGGGCCGTGGACGAGGCCACGCCCACGCTCGGCATCTGCCTGGGCGCGCAGCTGCTCACCCTGGCCTGCGGCGGCGTGGTCGAGCGCGGCGCGAACGGCCTGGAGATCGGCGCCCGCGCGGTGACCGCCCTGCCCGCCGCCCGCGAGGACCGGCTGCTGGCCGGCGTCGAGACGGCCGTGGCCGTGCAGTACCACCAGGACGCGATAACCGTCCTGCCGGACGGCGCGGTGCCGCTCATGACCGGCGGCCAGTACCCGAACCAGGCCTACCGGCTGGGAGAGGCGGCCTGGGCCGTGCAGTTCCATCCCGAGGCCACGCCGGAGATCTTCGCGTCCTGGACGCACGGCTCGGACCTGGACGCGGCCGAGGACCTGAACCGCGAGGTGAAGGCGGCCGAGCCGGCTCTCGTGGCGACCTGGCGCCCGGTCGCGCGCGCCTTCGCCGACGTCATCAGGACCGCCGCCCGCGGCTGA
- a CDS encoding HXXEE domain-containing protein → MAQKERTAAVPAAVTWGLLGAWAVHDAEELVTMARWLRAARPRLEQRFPAVPWARLELSQAHVTVAIGLMGGVMAGAAALGARTGGRSPVFQAVLAGFGAHGAGHLAQAAVVRGYTPGALTSPVVVIPFTVWAWRRLKAAGVPTGGGGRSAAAGLAALPLVLGAVHGLAHVLTRRASASRAGRTREGGRAVSRGRRS, encoded by the coding sequence ATGGCTCAGAAGGAGCGGACGGCCGCGGTTCCCGCGGCCGTGACGTGGGGGCTGCTCGGCGCGTGGGCCGTGCACGACGCCGAGGAGCTGGTGACGATGGCGCGGTGGCTGCGGGCCGCCCGGCCGCGGCTGGAGCAGCGCTTCCCCGCGGTGCCGTGGGCGCGGCTGGAGCTGTCGCAGGCGCACGTCACCGTGGCCATCGGGCTGATGGGCGGCGTCATGGCGGGGGCGGCCGCGCTCGGGGCGCGCACCGGCGGGCGGAGCCCGGTCTTCCAGGCGGTGCTGGCCGGGTTCGGGGCGCACGGCGCCGGGCACCTGGCGCAGGCCGCGGTGGTGCGCGGCTACACGCCGGGGGCGCTCACCTCGCCGGTGGTGGTGATCCCGTTCACGGTGTGGGCGTGGCGGCGGCTCAAGGCGGCCGGCGTGCCGACCGGCGGGGGCGGGCGGTCGGCGGCGGCCGGGCTCGCGGCGCTGCCGCTGGTCCTGGGCGCGGTGCACGGGCTGGCGCACGTCCTCACCCGGCGCGCGTCCGCGTCCCGCGCGGGACGGACCCGCGAGGGCGGGCGGGCGGTCAGCCGCGGGCGGCGGTCCTGA